Proteins from a genomic interval of Acidobacteriota bacterium:
- a CDS encoding damage-inducible protein DinB yields the protein MLDVRNANLLEALLDSWDRNNTILINLLRAVPEGGLEVRAMESSPSVGEMLMHIHYVRLVFVSEDAPDFAKPMPEGEWRTERDRNRNRMVQMLNDSAKVVRDVLRNRVETCGQMNLHYDHPVLFLQHMIWHEGYHHGQIKLALKLAGHPISDDEAGPGTWSVWMNKKD from the coding sequence ATGCTAGACGTACGAAATGCAAACCTGCTTGAAGCTCTACTGGACTCCTGGGACAGGAACAACACCATCCTGATCAACCTGCTCCGCGCCGTCCCAGAGGGTGGACTCGAAGTCCGGGCCATGGAGAGTAGCCCGTCCGTCGGAGAGATGTTGATGCACATCCACTATGTCCGGCTCGTATTCGTCTCCGAAGATGCTCCCGATTTTGCCAAGCCGATGCCCGAGGGAGAGTGGAGGACCGAGCGCGACCGCAACCGCAACCGCATGGTCCAAATGCTGAACGATAGTGCGAAGGTTGTGAGAGACGTGCTAAGGAATAGGGTGGAGACGTGCGGGCAGATGAACCTCCACTATGATCACCCGGTTCTTTTTCTCCAGCACATGATCTGGCATGAGGGTTACCATCACGGTCAGATCAAACTGGCGCTCAAGTTGGCAGGCCACCCTATCAGCGATGACGAAGCTGGGCCAGGTACATGGAGCGTCTGGATGAATAAAAAAGATTGA
- a CDS encoding (2Fe-2S)-binding protein: MVTLNVNGVRHEVQAPDDTPLLYVLRNDLHLVGPQFGCGLAQCGACAVLIDGKEVRSCITAISSVGNQEITTLEGLPARWAKQKGLSAEDAKNTLHPVQQAWIEEQTPQCGFCQNGMMIKATELLESNPQPSLAQIKEAFTTSGVSPNLCRCGTYVAIIESVKHAAEIMAKGR; encoded by the coding sequence ATGGTCACACTAAATGTGAATGGAGTCCGGCACGAAGTACAGGCGCCTGACGATACTCCTCTACTCTACGTTTTGCGCAACGATCTCCATCTGGTCGGTCCGCAGTTCGGTTGCGGACTCGCTCAGTGCGGAGCCTGTGCAGTCCTGATCGACGGAAAAGAGGTGCGTTCCTGTATCACGGCCATTTCGTCCGTTGGCAACCAGGAAATCACGACGCTCGAAGGGCTGCCAGCGCGGTGGGCAAAGCAAAAAGGCCTTTCCGCGGAGGACGCGAAAAATACGCTTCATCCGGTACAGCAGGCCTGGATTGAGGAGCAGACTCCGCAGTGCGGCTTCTGCCAGAACGGGATGATGATCAAGGCGACTGAACTGCTCGAAAGTAATCCCCAGCCGAGCCTGGCGCAAATCAAGGAAGCTTTCACCACTTCCGGGGTGTCGCCTAATCTCTGTCGCTGTGGAACCTACGTTGCGATCATTGAATCCGTGAAGCATGCCGCCGAAATCATGGCGAAGGGGAGGTAA